CCTAAAATATACTCATCGCTAGGCATGCCTTCAGACCTAATGGAAACATAATTTTTTGGGAGATAAAGTGCGACTGCAAAAGGTGCTCCAAGATTGGGCAATAAATGTGTATGCAGCGCATTTTGATTATATCCCGCAGCATTTATTTGAAAAGAGCCTGCTAAAAAGATTGTCCACGCTATAGCGAAACATAATTTTTTCATTATATTCTCCCGATGTGTATGCTGATTGAGTGGTCAGAATAATCATTTTTGATACGAAATAAGCAATTCAATTGCTTGAAACACAAATTGTCATATAACAATTTTAATATCCAATCATTTTGTGCTTCTTGATAATTCGTTTTATTTTTAATCATGCATTTTAAAAAAAGGTAAAATGATGGAAGATAGTAAAAGCCTCATCAAAACTAAAATTGAAGAAATCGAAAAAGAACAGAATATACACATCCTGTTTGCTTGTGAATCTGGAAGCCGTGCATGGGGCTTTCCATCACCTGATAGCGATTTTGATGTGCGATTCATCTATAAACATCCAAAAACCTGGTACCTGTCTTTACGTGAAGAATCGGATGTCCTGGACTTTCCCATCAATAGTATTCTTGATATTAATGGATGGGATTTAAAAAAAGCACTTCGGCTCCTGATCAAACATAACGCTGTTCTCTACGAATGGATTCAATCCCCTATTGTTTATGTCGAAAACACAACATTTAAAAAGGATTTTGCAGAAATATCCACTTCTTGTTTTTCGCAAATAGCAACCATGTATCATTATCTAAGCTCATCAAAAAAATATTATGAAAAATGCATCAGTGAGAACATGGTTAAGCTAAAGACCTACTTTTACTGTCTGCGGTCAACTTTGGCAGCGCTATGGCTACATCGTTTTAAAACCATTCCCCCAATGGAATTACACAAACTTATGGATGTAATAAATGAAAAAAAGCTTCTAATTGAAAAAATTCATGTTCTTCTTCAACTCAAAGCCACTCAAAATGAATCTTATTTACATCCGCGTGAAACTGACCTAAATCACTTTTTTTATGAAACAATCTCCTTATGTGAATCTACAGCCTCTTCCTTACCAAAAGGCTTTCTTGATTACAAAGTGTTAAATACGTTTTTTCAGAATACAATCGAAGGATAATTGAAAGATGGATCTAAAAGAGCTTAAAGAAAGTAATTGCATTATTTTTGAGTGCATTAGCGGCAGTAAAGCCTATGGGTTATCCACTGAAACTTCTGATGAGGATATTAGAGGAGTTTTTATTTTGCCTCGAGAAAAGTTTTATTCTTTTGACTACCAAGATCAAATCAATGATGAACGTCAGAATATTATCTATTATGAACTTAGAAAATTTCTCGATTTATTAGCAAAAAACAATCCTAGCATGCTGGAATTGCTTAACATTCCAGAAGATTGCATTCTCTTTAAACATCCTTTATATGACAAAATCAAATCTCTAGATTTTCTCTCTCAATTATGCAAGGATACCTTTCTAGGTTACGCTGTAAGCCAGTTCAAAAAAGCTCGAGGTCTCAAGAAAAAAATCCTACACCCTGTTGATAAAAAACATAAAAGTGTTATGGATTTTTGCTATGTTTTAGATAATCAGCATTCTATTCCTTTATTGAACTTCTTAAAAAATCAAAGTCTTTCCCCCCAAAACTGCGGATTATCCGTAATTCCTCATATGCGGGATCTCTATGCCATTTTTTATGACCCAGACAATGGCTACAAAGGGATCATACATCATGAAAATTCAGGCGATGTAGCTCTCAGTACCATTCCAACAGGCGAAATACCTATTGCAACAATGTCATTCAATAAAGATGGGTATAGCACTTATTGCAAAGACTATAAAGAATACTGGGATTGGGTTGAGAATCGCAATGAAGATCGATTTCATAATACCCTTGAACATAGCAAAAACTATGATTCCAAAAATATGATGCACCTATTTCGCTTATTAATGATGACTGAGGAAATAGGGCGTTCTGGAATGCTTGTCGTTCGCCCTCCTGCACGAGAAGAACTTTTAAATATTCGAAAAGGTATTTTAAGCTTCGCTGAACTTGAGGAACAGATGAACGATAAAGTGCAAGAAATCGAAAAGATTTTTCAATGCTCTCTTTTACCTAAAAAACCAAACTTGGAATACATCAATCACTTGTTAGTAGAGATACGTACAGAATTTTATCAATCTTGCGAACAGCAAAGTTTATAACACAAAAAAACACATTTTATAAGTCGGAGAATTTATGAAAAACCTTATTTTTTATTTTTTTATGTTGTTTAACATCTTTCATTTAGAAGCTTATATGGCTCACCGAGAAGCCCCCTTTGAGCAAGAATGGAAAGAAGAAAACTTAAGTCCTTTTGATGAACTCATATTATCTTGGAATGGCATGCGCCCCACCGAAGGAAAATTGCTTTTTTATGTAAGTGCTAAGGTCAATGAATGGTCTCCTTGGCTCTTATACGCCTCATGGGGAAGTGACGGGCAATCAAGCTTTTCAAACTCGGCTCCAGAGAATTTTGTTAAAGTTTACCAGGATACTTTTGAAGTATTGGAAGGGAAAAAAGCCACAGGTTTTAAAATAAAAATAGTTCCTGAAGATTGTGTCTTGTATAACATCCATCATCTCCATGTTTATACAAACGGGAATACCCCACAATTATTACCTGAGCGACTCCCTTCATCAAACTTAATCCATATCGATGTACCAGGGCTTTCACAAATGACAATTAATCATGCTCGACATAATGCTCTTTGCTCCCCAACTTCCACAACTGCTGTCATACGCTACCTTTCGAATAATGATGCTATTGACCCTATTTATTTTGCACAAAACGTGTGGGATCGTGGTTTCGATATTTTTGGAAATTGGGTGTTTAATGTCGCACAGGCCTCTTCTGAATTAGGCTCATCTTGGAGTTGTTGGGTAGAGAGATTGAATGGATTTGATCAGATACATCAACGGTTAATCCAAGGGACCCCCATCATTGTCAGCGTGAGAGGCCCTTTACATGGAAGTGCTCTGAGTTATTCCGCGGGACATTTGATGGTGGTTATCGGATATGATTCTTTAAATCAAAAAGTGATTTGCATGGATCCAGCATTTCCCTCCGATGATCAAACACATGTTTCTTATGATCTCTCAAACTTTATAGAAGCTTGGAGTCGCAGAGGAAAGGTTGCTTATATCTTCAGTAAGAACCTTTAAGATCTATTAGAAATAACTTCTCTCAATCTGCAACTGTTGGTGCTAATTGAGAGAAGCCAAAAAAATGAGTTCTGATATTGAGTTGTCCTGCTAGCAATTATGAAAGATTTTTATTTGATAAATTTAAACAAAAAAACTGATTGGAAGTGAGTTATGACAAAAAATTATAAAGAGATTACAGCAGATATTTCCATGTATTTATCAAAAATGCGTAAAGAAATTCCAGATGTCATGAATGGATTTTCCCATTTAGCCCAAGCTGCAACAAAAGATGGAGCACTTAATAAAAAGACAAAAGAATTAATAGCGCTTGCTCTTGGCATTGCGGCACGTTGCGATGGTTGCATTGGCTTTCACACCCAATCCTTGGTCAGATTGGGAGTAACTCGTGAGGAATTTCTCGAGACATTAAGCATGGCTGTTTACATGGGGGGTGGACCTTCATTAATGTATGCAGCAGAAGCCCTTAAAGCATTTGAAGAATTTAGTATGGTGTAATGCTCGAGAAATTGCTATTTCCTGCGGTTTTGTGTACACTTTGACAATCAGGAATAATCTGCGGTATTTTCTCTTATAGTTAAAAAATAATTTTAAATGCATCAACACACTTAATTTCAGATATTTACATATTAAAATAGAAGAAAGCAGTTTGACAAGATAGATTCTATCGTTTTAGCATATTTATATTGGCCTAACAGCATTGGCCTTGAAAAGGAGGTTTTTATGAACAGGGATGTACTAGAAACTAACTGGGTTCAAGTCCGTGAAATCTTGAGAGAAAAATTCAGCAATTTGTCTGAAGATGACATCAGACAAATTAACGGACGATATGATCAACTTGTCGCTAAGCTACAGCAAAAATATGGCTATTCGAAAGAAGAAGCTGAAGATAGAATCCGATCTTGGAATTTTGATAGGATGGCAGCAGGACCTAGAGATGCTATCCGTGATGAAAAGCTAAGAAGAGAGGATGCAAATACGATCAGAAGAGAAGATACTGCTAGAAGAGAAGATAGAGTCAGAAGAGAAGAAGATAATTCGACTCTTTTCAAATGGCTTCTAGGTTTGGGAATCCCCCTTCTCTTATTGGCTACATACTTTTTAAGTAGTGGCACTAGAACTCCTGAAGTAACAAGAACACCAACGGCTACGCAAGAACAGTTTGTGGTGGAAACACCTGCGGATCGTGCTATTTCGAGTAGCCTGCGTAATGCTTTTCTTTCTCAGCCAAATTTGGCATCTGAACTACAAACCGTTCAAATAACCACACATAATGGTGTTGTTACATTGTCCGGATCGGTATCTAGTAGAGAAATAAGTGATTTTATGACAACTTCAGCTCAAAATGCTTCTGGAGTTAATCAAGTTATCAACAATCTTCAAATCAGATAATTGAACTTGTTAAAGGATCCAAAGGTTATCTTTGGGTCCTTTTAAGGATATGCAATTTAACAAAATCAACATGAATTATCATCTCGTCACTTTTTTTCAACAACACCTTAATCTTCAACATGCCGCTTTCATCCTCAT
Above is a window of Parachlamydia acanthamoebae DNA encoding:
- a CDS encoding nucleotidyltransferase domain-containing protein; translation: MEDSKSLIKTKIEEIEKEQNIHILFACESGSRAWGFPSPDSDFDVRFIYKHPKTWYLSLREESDVLDFPINSILDINGWDLKKALRLLIKHNAVLYEWIQSPIVYVENTTFKKDFAEISTSCFSQIATMYHYLSSSKKYYEKCISENMVKLKTYFYCLRSTLAALWLHRFKTIPPMELHKLMDVINEKKLLIEKIHVLLQLKATQNESYLHPRETDLNHFFYETISLCESTASSLPKGFLDYKVLNTFFQNTIEG
- a CDS encoding DNA polymerase beta superfamily protein produces the protein MDLKELKESNCIIFECISGSKAYGLSTETSDEDIRGVFILPREKFYSFDYQDQINDERQNIIYYELRKFLDLLAKNNPSMLELLNIPEDCILFKHPLYDKIKSLDFLSQLCKDTFLGYAVSQFKKARGLKKKILHPVDKKHKSVMDFCYVLDNQHSIPLLNFLKNQSLSPQNCGLSVIPHMRDLYAIFYDPDNGYKGIIHHENSGDVALSTIPTGEIPIATMSFNKDGYSTYCKDYKEYWDWVENRNEDRFHNTLEHSKNYDSKNMMHLFRLLMMTEEIGRSGMLVVRPPAREELLNIRKGILSFAELEEQMNDKVQEIEKIFQCSLLPKKPNLEYINHLLVEIRTEFYQSCEQQSL
- a CDS encoding C39 family peptidase, encoding MKNLIFYFFMLFNIFHLEAYMAHREAPFEQEWKEENLSPFDELILSWNGMRPTEGKLLFYVSAKVNEWSPWLLYASWGSDGQSSFSNSAPENFVKVYQDTFEVLEGKKATGFKIKIVPEDCVLYNIHHLHVYTNGNTPQLLPERLPSSNLIHIDVPGLSQMTINHARHNALCSPTSTTAVIRYLSNNDAIDPIYFAQNVWDRGFDIFGNWVFNVAQASSELGSSWSCWVERLNGFDQIHQRLIQGTPIIVSVRGPLHGSALSYSAGHLMVVIGYDSLNQKVICMDPAFPSDDQTHVSYDLSNFIEAWSRRGKVAYIFSKNL
- a CDS encoding carboxymuconolactone decarboxylase family protein, coding for MTKNYKEITADISMYLSKMRKEIPDVMNGFSHLAQAATKDGALNKKTKELIALALGIAARCDGCIGFHTQSLVRLGVTREEFLETLSMAVYMGGGPSLMYAAEALKAFEEFSMV
- a CDS encoding BON domain-containing protein, with product MNRDVLETNWVQVREILREKFSNLSEDDIRQINGRYDQLVAKLQQKYGYSKEEAEDRIRSWNFDRMAAGPRDAIRDEKLRREDANTIRREDTARREDRVRREEDNSTLFKWLLGLGIPLLLLATYFLSSGTRTPEVTRTPTATQEQFVVETPADRAISSSLRNAFLSQPNLASELQTVQITTHNGVVTLSGSVSSREISDFMTTSAQNASGVNQVINNLQIR